In one Bacillota bacterium genomic region, the following are encoded:
- a CDS encoding CTP synthase — protein sequence MAKYIFVTGGVVSSLGKGITAASIGRLLKSRGLHVTIVKFDPYINVDPGTMSPLQHGEVYVTDDGAETDLDLGHYERFIDQNLSRINNVTTGQIYNAVISKERRGDYLGGTVQVIPHITNEIKERIRQVADDSGADVVIAEIGGTVGDIEGLPFLEAIRQFKGDIGREDVAYLHVTLVPFLEASGEQKTKPTQHSVKELRSIGIQPDFIVCRSERPLSRDMRDKIALFCDTEKDAVIQNLDSDTIYDVPLRLEEEGLGDLLVKRLGLQCGPPDLRDWEFTVNRLRNPKRSVKVAIVGKYVALHDAYLSIAEALCHGSIANEASLELDWIASERLEGEDPERVLGEAGGILVPGAFGYRGIEGKIRAITYARENGVPFFGICMGLQCAVMEFARNVLGWEGASSTELHPNTPYPVIDLMPSQRAVRDMGGTMRLGAYPCRLRRGSLAYQAYGEVTVKERHRHRYEVNNDYRDDMAREGFRYVGVWPEGDLVEIMELDGHPWFLGTQFHPELKSRPNRPHPLFRDFIEKSLECHR from the coding sequence TTGGCCAAGTACATCTTCGTCACAGGTGGAGTCGTGTCGTCCCTTGGGAAGGGAATTACCGCCGCATCCATTGGCAGGCTTCTCAAGAGCCGCGGCCTTCACGTCACCATAGTCAAGTTCGATCCCTACATCAACGTGGACCCCGGGACCATGAGCCCGCTCCAGCATGGAGAGGTGTACGTGACCGACGACGGTGCCGAGACCGACCTTGACCTCGGGCACTACGAGCGCTTCATTGACCAGAACCTATCCAGGATCAACAACGTCACGACAGGCCAGATATACAACGCCGTCATCAGCAAGGAAAGACGAGGAGACTATCTTGGTGGAACCGTCCAGGTCATTCCCCACATCACCAACGAGATCAAGGAAAGGATCCGGCAGGTAGCTGATGACAGCGGGGCCGATGTGGTCATAGCGGAGATCGGGGGGACCGTCGGCGACATAGAAGGCCTGCCCTTCCTGGAAGCGATCCGGCAGTTCAAAGGGGATATTGGGCGTGAGGATGTAGCCTATTTACATGTGACCCTGGTTCCCTTCCTGGAGGCTTCGGGCGAGCAGAAGACCAAACCAACCCAGCACAGCGTGAAGGAACTGAGGAGCATCGGAATCCAGCCGGACTTCATCGTGTGCCGTTCGGAAAGGCCCCTCTCCAGGGACATGCGGGATAAGATAGCTCTGTTTTGTGATACGGAGAAGGACGCTGTCATCCAAAACCTTGACTCGGATACCATCTACGATGTTCCCCTGCGGCTTGAAGAGGAGGGGCTTGGGGACCTCCTGGTCAAGAGGCTGGGGCTCCAGTGCGGGCCGCCGGACCTCCGGGACTGGGAGTTCACTGTGAACCGGCTGCGTAACCCCAAGCGCAGTGTGAAAGTGGCCATTGTGGGTAAGTACGTGGCGCTTCACGATGCGTATCTCAGCATAGCCGAGGCCTTGTGTCATGGCAGCATAGCCAACGAGGCGTCCCTTGAACTGGACTGGATTGCCTCAGAGCGCCTGGAAGGGGAAGACCCTGAGCGGGTCTTGGGGGAGGCCGGCGGCATCCTGGTACCAGGGGCATTTGGGTATCGCGGTATAGAAGGCAAGATCCGGGCCATCACATACGCAAGGGAAAATGGGGTTCCCTTTTTCGGCATATGCATGGGGCTACAGTGCGCGGTGATGGAGTTTGCCCGGAATGTCCTTGGCTGGGAGGGCGCCTCCAGCACGGAATTGCACCCCAACACGCCCTACCCTGTGATTGACCTCATGCCGAGCCAGAGGGCCGTAAGAGACATGGGAGGCACCATGCGACTGGGGGCTTATCCCTGCAGGCTCAGGAGGGGTTCCCTAGCGTATCAGGCCTATGGCGAGGTCACCGTGAAGGAGAGACACCGGCACCGCTATGAGGTGAACAACGACTACCGCGATGACATGGCCCGGGAGGGTTTCCGCTACGTGGGGGTCTGGCCTGAGGGAGACCTCGTGGAGATAATGGAGCTGGATGGACACCCGTGGTTTCTGGGTACCCAGTTCCACCCTGAGCTCAAGTCCAGGCCTAACCGGCCACACCCCCTCTTTAGGGACTTCATAGAGAAGTCCCTGGAATGCCATAGGTGA
- a CDS encoding DUF1177 domain-containing protein: MALRHVTDVLDLLDHPKAGGPYIKEALAHREFKGELLTREVSTEKGKTDFVCFRFPGRRGKTRGGDAPTFGLIGRLGGIGARPERIGLVSDGDGAITAVSAAFKLGQMAARGDVLEGDVIVTTHICPCAPVRPHHPVPFMDSPVDLATMNEHEVLPEMDCILSVDTSRGNRIINQRGFAISPTVKEGYILKVSDDLLDAMEIVTGRPAQVLPITMQDITPYGNGVFHLNSILQPSCATPSPVVGVALTAEVPVPGCASGASHPVDIEMAVRFVIEAAKGFTSKSLHVYDPEEFSRMVELYGEMTHLQTLGRKGTS, from the coding sequence ATGGCTTTGAGGCATGTCACAGACGTCCTGGACCTGCTGGACCATCCTAAGGCTGGTGGTCCCTACATCAAAGAGGCTCTGGCTCACAGGGAATTCAAGGGCGAACTGTTGACACGGGAGGTATCAACGGAGAAGGGCAAGACAGACTTCGTGTGCTTCCGTTTCCCGGGGCGCAGGGGAAAGACCCGGGGTGGGGATGCCCCCACCTTTGGCCTGATCGGCAGGCTTGGCGGCATCGGGGCGAGGCCTGAGAGGATAGGCCTGGTTTCGGACGGCGACGGTGCCATAACTGCAGTGTCCGCCGCCTTCAAGCTGGGACAGATGGCTGCCCGCGGTGATGTCCTTGAGGGTGACGTCATTGTAACAACTCACATATGCCCTTGCGCGCCGGTGAGGCCCCACCACCCGGTTCCATTCATGGATTCCCCCGTTGACCTCGCCACCATGAACGAGCACGAGGTGCTACCCGAAATGGACTGCATCCTCTCGGTGGATACCAGCCGTGGCAACAGGATAATCAACCAGAGGGGGTTTGCCATCTCCCCGACGGTGAAGGAAGGCTACATACTCAAGGTCTCTGATGACCTCCTGGATGCCATGGAGATAGTCACGGGAAGGCCCGCGCAGGTCCTGCCCATAACTATGCAGGACATAACCCCTTACGGCAATGGGGTATTTCACCTCAACAGCATACTCCAGCCCTCGTGTGCCACGCCATCTCCGGTAGTGGGAGTCGCCCTCACGGCTGAGGTGCCCGTGCCTGGCTGTGCCAGCGGTGCCTCTCACCCAGTGGACATTGAGATGGCAGTGCGCTTCGTCATAGAGGCGGCAAAGGGGTTTACCTCGAAGAGCCTTCACGTGTACGATCCCGAGGAATTCAGCCGCATGGTCGAATTGTATGGTGAGATGACCCACCTGCAGACGCTCGGGAGGAAGGGTACGAGTTGA
- a CDS encoding DUF917 family protein, with the protein MIHLAAGSVKMAVLGGALLGGGGGGSMDLGLAFGNLAVAMDRVCLVQPDELPGDAVIVTVGAVGAPAAQDRYVTPRHYVRAVDLLCRHEGIRVGGLITNENGGFATVNGWLQAATLNVPVVDAPCNGRAHPTGLMGSMGLHRLEHFVSVQCASGGDPKKGRYLETTVTGSLSQVAAVIRQISVQAGGIVAVARNPVSLEYVQENAAPGAITQAMKVGKALVENEGDPDRMAAKAMETLGGSVLATGIIEDFSLMTEGGFDLGSVRLSTGHHLTFWNEYMTLDTENERVATFPDLIMTLDAGSGLPLATADLSLGRRVILVMSRRENLFLGGGMRDPGLFAMAEAAVGKPMVEYVF; encoded by the coding sequence ATGATACACCTTGCCGCAGGTTCGGTGAAGATGGCTGTACTTGGAGGGGCGTTGCTGGGCGGCGGTGGGGGCGGGTCCATGGATCTGGGCCTAGCCTTCGGAAACCTGGCAGTGGCCATGGACAGGGTGTGCCTGGTCCAACCGGATGAACTCCCGGGCGATGCCGTCATCGTCACGGTAGGAGCCGTGGGAGCCCCTGCGGCCCAGGACCGCTACGTCACTCCCAGGCACTACGTGAGGGCTGTGGATCTTCTGTGCAGGCATGAGGGTATTCGTGTAGGGGGCCTCATCACCAACGAGAACGGCGGATTCGCCACGGTCAATGGCTGGCTGCAGGCAGCTACCCTGAATGTACCTGTGGTGGACGCCCCCTGTAACGGCAGGGCCCATCCCACCGGTCTCATGGGTTCCATGGGCCTTCACAGGTTGGAGCACTTCGTATCCGTTCAGTGTGCCAGTGGAGGAGACCCCAAGAAGGGAAGATACTTGGAGACAACGGTCACGGGTAGCCTATCCCAGGTTGCCGCCGTCATACGCCAGATCTCCGTCCAGGCCGGGGGAATAGTGGCTGTGGCCAGGAACCCCGTTAGCCTGGAGTATGTCCAGGAGAATGCCGCCCCCGGTGCCATTACCCAGGCCATGAAGGTGGGCAAGGCCCTGGTGGAGAACGAGGGAGACCCGGATAGGATGGCGGCCAAGGCCATGGAGACGCTGGGAGGGAGCGTGCTAGCCACAGGGATCATCGAAGACTTCTCCCTGATGACCGAGGGTGGCTTCGATTTGGGCTCTGTACGTCTTTCCACCGGGCATCACCTGACATTCTGGAATGAGTACATGACCCTGGACACGGAGAATGAGAGGGTCGCCACATTCCCCGACCTGATCATGACACTTGACGCAGGTTCGGGGCTCCCCCTGGCCACCGCTGACCTGAGCCTGGGGAGAAGGGTGATACTGGTCATGTCAAGAAGGGAGAACCTCTTCCTGGGCGGGGGGATGCGAGACCCTGGTCTCTTCGCCATGGCTGAGGCTGCTGTGGGCAAGCCCATGGTAGAGTACGTGTTCTGA
- a CDS encoding M20/M25/M40 family metallo-hydrolase — protein MSECSGTTLEERLLARLKLLAETDGFSGHEQAITSLMQTVLEPWADRVWADGAGNLYASREGLPGGPKLMIAAHGDEVGGLVKSVEPSGFLRFHTVGLRAWILQARKVRVSGHLGVIGVRPGHFPGKGELPRAEDLYIDVGASSADEVRSMGIGIGSPVTAKSEIEMLSPYRVVGKAIDNRVGCAVLAEVFSQIRDVPFRGTVVGIITTREEVDFGGAKMAAFQVDPGLAIALDTMPCGDTPDVSFYQELPVAIGEGPVIQLMTQEGDVAFIANPGVREALESVAKSEGIPCQLAVVPVTNTDASAIGLSRAGIPTGVVSIPRRYSHSPVEVCDLRDAAGAVNLLVGFVRGMGLTGAGKKENSRSHQG, from the coding sequence GTGTCCGAATGCTCTGGCACAACCCTTGAAGAACGGTTGCTGGCCAGGCTGAAGCTGCTGGCAGAGACTGACGGGTTTTCCGGTCATGAGCAGGCAATTACCAGCCTCATGCAGACAGTACTGGAGCCCTGGGCCGACCGGGTATGGGCCGATGGTGCCGGGAATCTCTACGCCTCCAGGGAGGGGTTGCCGGGCGGGCCCAAGCTAATGATTGCCGCGCATGGTGACGAGGTGGGTGGGCTGGTTAAGAGCGTTGAGCCATCGGGTTTTCTTCGTTTCCACACTGTGGGGTTGAGGGCCTGGATCCTGCAGGCCAGGAAGGTAAGGGTGTCCGGGCACTTGGGAGTCATCGGCGTCAGACCCGGGCATTTCCCCGGGAAGGGAGAGCTTCCCAGGGCTGAGGACCTCTACATAGATGTAGGCGCTTCCAGCGCGGATGAGGTCAGGTCCATGGGGATCGGGATAGGAAGCCCGGTAACAGCCAAGAGCGAGATTGAGATGCTCTCACCCTACCGCGTGGTGGGCAAGGCCATTGACAACCGGGTGGGCTGTGCCGTGCTGGCGGAGGTGTTCTCCCAGATCAGGGACGTGCCCTTCCGGGGAACCGTGGTAGGGATCATTACCACCAGGGAAGAGGTGGACTTCGGAGGTGCCAAGATGGCCGCATTCCAGGTGGACCCGGGTCTGGCCATAGCCCTGGACACCATGCCTTGCGGGGATACCCCGGACGTCAGTTTCTACCAGGAACTCCCGGTGGCCATCGGCGAGGGGCCTGTCATCCAGCTAATGACTCAGGAAGGTGATGTGGCCTTCATCGCCAACCCGGGGGTCAGGGAGGCCCTGGAGAGTGTTGCCAAGAGCGAGGGCATTCCCTGCCAGCTGGCTGTGGTGCCCGTGACCAATACCGATGCCTCAGCGATAGGCCTGTCCCGGGCAGGGATCCCCACGGGTGTGGTGTCCATACCCCGGCGGTACTCGCATTCCCCTGTGGAGGTATGTGATTTGAGGGACGCGGCGGGCGCGGTGAACCTCCTAGTGGGTTTCGTGAGGGGAATGGGGTTGACAGGAGCCGGGAAAAAGGAAAATAGCAGGAGCCACCAGGGTTAA
- a CDS encoding AroM family protein: MKLALITIGQSPRPDIVPELRGIWGQVVQVMERGALDGLGKEEIASMAPTPDDYVLVTRLADGSSVRIARRFVEPLVVKAIREMDAAGTDCILLLCTGDFAALETQTLLVKPDEVLHNTVEALAGNRTVGILTPAPAQVEQAKVKWAGQPGKVVVEAANPYSDTQETMVRAVESLKNQGAGILVMDCMGYTLAMKKVVREVSGLPTVLARSLLARVVAEILG; this comes from the coding sequence GTGAAGTTAGCGTTGATAACCATTGGGCAATCGCCCCGTCCAGACATTGTGCCGGAACTACGTGGCATTTGGGGGCAGGTCGTCCAGGTCATGGAGAGGGGTGCCCTGGATGGACTCGGCAAGGAAGAGATAGCCTCCATGGCCCCAACCCCGGATGACTACGTGCTGGTTACCAGGCTGGCTGATGGCTCCTCGGTCCGGATAGCCCGGCGCTTCGTTGAGCCCTTGGTGGTCAAGGCAATACGGGAGATGGACGCTGCCGGGACTGATTGCATACTCCTTCTTTGCACAGGGGACTTCGCGGCGCTTGAAACCCAGACCCTTCTTGTCAAGCCCGATGAGGTTCTTCACAACACCGTTGAGGCCCTGGCGGGCAACCGCACTGTGGGGATCCTGACACCTGCCCCGGCCCAGGTTGAGCAGGCTAAGGTGAAGTGGGCAGGCCAGCCCGGCAAGGTTGTGGTTGAAGCGGCGAACCCCTATTCTGATACCCAGGAGACCATGGTCCGGGCAGTTGAGTCCTTGAAGAACCAGGGAGCCGGGATCCTGGTCATGGATTGCATGGGGTATACCCTTGCCATGAAGAAGGTTGTGAGGGAGGTTTCCGGTCTGCCCACGGTGCTTGCCCGCAGCCTCCTTGCCAGGGTTGTCGCGGAGATACTGGGATAG
- the rpoE gene encoding DNA-directed RNA polymerase subunit delta: MTENLKAPDGGPVVSGADMAYAILKREGRPVHYSEIMKEIVGDGISDPAARAREMARIYTEINLDHRLCYTGNGLWSLKDRAAKTTTARVSPARAIIKPRRDNRLRREEPDDTEDELQVEPEEDEEEEDLEEEEEAWDTLESED, encoded by the coding sequence ATGACGGAGAACCTCAAAGCCCCAGATGGTGGACCCGTTGTCTCGGGGGCTGACATGGCCTACGCCATCCTCAAGAGGGAAGGCAGGCCGGTGCACTATTCCGAGATCATGAAGGAGATTGTTGGCGACGGGATCTCGGATCCTGCGGCGAGAGCCAGGGAGATGGCGAGGATCTACACGGAGATTAACCTGGACCACCGCCTGTGTTACACAGGGAACGGCCTCTGGAGTCTCAAGGATCGGGCGGCCAAGACAACAACCGCCCGGGTCTCTCCTGCCCGCGCCATCATCAAACCCCGGAGAGACAACCGCCTGAGACGGGAGGAGCCCGACGACACAGAGGATGAGCTCCAGGTAGAACCCGAAGAAGACGAGGAGGAGGAGGACCTCGAGGAGGAAGAGGAGGCCTGGGACACCCTGGAGTCCGAGGACTAG
- a CDS encoding MBL fold metallo-hydrolase, which yields MKIRWLGHSCFLVTSPDGTRVLMDPFEETTGYMPPAVEADCVTVSHDHFDHSCTRVVLGNPQVLDKPGRYQVGSLVITGTGTYHDDVGGQRRGPNIVFSFETGGIRLCHLGDLGHMLDGFQRNEIGRADILLVPVGGRFTLDASMAAQTVAMLGPRIVIPMHYKTEALAIPLDPVDAFVEKMGGAEYPGNTTLEVYREDLRGERKVYVLDYE from the coding sequence TTGAAGATCCGCTGGCTGGGTCATTCCTGTTTCCTTGTGACCAGCCCTGATGGGACCAGGGTCCTCATGGACCCTTTCGAGGAGACCACTGGCTACATGCCACCCGCCGTGGAAGCAGATTGCGTCACAGTAAGCCACGATCACTTCGACCACTCTTGCACCAGAGTGGTGTTAGGCAACCCCCAAGTACTGGACAAGCCTGGCCGATACCAAGTGGGTTCCCTTGTCATTACAGGGACGGGCACCTATCACGATGATGTTGGGGGCCAGAGAAGAGGCCCCAACATCGTTTTTTCGTTTGAGACAGGGGGCATCCGCCTGTGCCACCTGGGAGACCTCGGCCACATGCTCGATGGCTTCCAGCGCAATGAGATTGGCCGGGCGGACATCCTTCTTGTGCCCGTGGGGGGCCGGTTCACCCTGGATGCCTCCATGGCCGCCCAGACCGTTGCCATGCTGGGTCCCAGGATCGTCATACCCATGCACTACAAGACTGAGGCGCTGGCCATCCCCCTGGATCCTGTTGATGCCTTCGTGGAGAAGATGGGAGGGGCGGAGTATCCGGGAAACACCACCCTGGAGGTGTACAGGGAGGACCTCCGGGGTGAAAGAAAGGTATACGTCTTGGACTACGAGTAG